The following nucleotide sequence is from Gammaproteobacteria bacterium.
AAATACACGTAAAGCGATGTGTTGCGGGTTCAAAACCTGCATAAAGCCTATATTGGCTTTGTTCGGAAACATCGAGTGCTTCTCTAGTTTGGGGCCTAAAATTTCTACCGGTGCATGATTAACATCATTCACCTGGAGTACTGCGTGAGGATTACCCATTGAAACTGCTCCAATCTCCACTTGCTCACCATCCACATCGATTTCATAACTCGATGCCTGTGTGCTCGCTGAAAATGGAATTTTTTCAGGTTCAAAAATGGGCGCACCCATGTTCACAGTTACCATATCGTCTTCACGAAGAAAAATTTGATATACACCACTCATTGTTTTGATGTTTATCGATGTTTTATTCGTTAGTCCATTCAATGCAAGAAACCTTCCGACACACCGTGCTCCATTTCCGCATTGCTCAACTTCCTTTCCATTGCTGTTGTAGATTTGATAATTAAAATCAACATCTGCATCGGTAGCAGAATCTATGACTAAAATTTGATCGCATCCTACTCCTAATTTTCGATCTGCTATCCAACGTATTTTTTCGCTAGAAAGTTGCAGGTCTTGATTCACAGCATCGAAGACGACGAAATCATTACCTAATCCGTGCATTTTTGCAAATCGAAATTGCATAACAGTTTATTCTATATGGTAGTAAAAAATTGTTAATTAAACCTATTCGTTAAGAATATTCTTTAGAGCACTACAAACCTTACTTCATTAAACGAACATACTCTTTGTAAATACACTTATCCATAACCGTAAAGATGTTTTCTTTACATGCTTGATTAGCGCTTTCTATATCAATTACACCTTCTTGTAACCACAATGCGCTAACTTTTTTGTCTATACATTGTTCAGTAACACCTGCTATAAACTTTGGTGCTCGAAATACATTCACTAAATCCACTTCGAATGGAATTTCTAGCAAAGAAGTATAAGCCTTTACACCTAGCACTTCTTTCACTGCTGGCCGCACCGGTATGATATCAAAACCAAACTCTTGCATATGTTTAGCTACTCGATGGCTAGGTCGATCTGCTTTCGGTGATAACCCTATTACCGCAATGCTTTTAACACGCGTAAACAATGCGATTAATTCTGCATCGCTGGGTAAGCTGTAAATTATTTCAGTTTGCTTGTCCATTATATTGGGGACACTAATTTTAGGCCCACTATAAGTATCCGTAAATAAGCATATGCCGGTCGCTAACGACATCTATGTTCAAGCTATCTAATTTCGCATTATCAATCTGTGTGCGCACCTCATCCGGCGTAAAGGCTGCTAATAAAGAGTTATAAAAATCTTTGCGTAAAATTTCTGGTTCCTTGTTCGCATATTGATCAACTAATTCACTTGCTTCTTGTGCTGTATCAGGACGAAACAAATCACATACATAAATTTTTGTTTCATTAGTAGCTAACTGCTTAATGATTGACCATAAGTGTTGCGGTTCATGTAAGTGATGTAATAAGCTGTTGGAAATAATTACATCGAACGATTCGTTTTCAAAAGTGCAATTTGGTAATTGTTGATGATGCAGCGTTATTCGCTCTGATAACGATTCTTGCTCAATTAAAAGTGTTGCTTGTTTGAGCATTTCTTCTGCGCCATCGACGGCATCAATTTTGCAGTTGGGAAATTGATGCGCAAAACGCACCGTAACATCACCCGAACCGCAACCTAGATCAAGTACATTTTGCGATGGATCATCTGGAAAGATTTGGCTGAAGTTTTCGATTATAGATTGATGCGCAACCTCAAAATCTGCACTTGAATAGGCGTGCACTTGCTCTGGGTCATTCATCAATTCCGGTTCAGGCACTCTATCCATTGGGAATGCACTAGTTATCTGGAATGATTTCGTTAGCTAGTATCTGGTCAAACGTTTCGCGCATGCGAATTAAATAGGCTTCATCTCCATCCACCAAAATTTCTGCTGCACGCAGACGGGTGTTGTAGTTGCTCGACATTACGAATCCATAGGCTCCTACCGCATGTACGGCAAGCAAGCTGCCTTCTTGAATATCTAACGCTCGATCTTTACCTAGAAAATCTCCGGTTTCACATACTGGACCGACCACATCATAGCGAGTGGTTTTGCCATCAGTTTGTTCTACCGAGGCGATATCATGCCATGCTGTATACAAAGAAGGACGCATCAAGTCATTCATTGCGGCATCTACCAGTGCAAAATTTTTATCACTGGTATTCTTTAGATGTTCAACGCGTGTGAGAAGTACTCCAGCATCTCCAACAATGGAACGACCAGGCTCGACAAATATCTCTACCTCTGTTTTTTTCTTTCTGGCTTCCATAAAGGGGGCCAGCACTCCTGCATATTGCTGCATAGTCGGAGGTTGTTCTGAATCTTCATAACGAATACCTAAACCACCACCCACATCAATATGCTTTAGTTGTATACCTACATCTGACAATTGATCCACCAGCTTGAATATTTTTTCAAAACAAGACTGAAAAGGACTTAAATCTAATAACTGTGAGCCAATATGGCAATCCACGCCTACCGCTTCTAAGTGGCTGCACGTTGCGATGTGCTGATAAATTTCCAATGCGTCATTAATATCAACACCAAATTTATTTTCTATTAAGCCGGTAGATATATAAGGGTGCGTTGTAGCATCCACATCTGGGTTCACCCGCAAAGATACATGCGCATGTATATCCATTTCACTTGTGATGGCATCCAGACGTTGCAACTCAGCAGTAGACTCAATATTGAAACAATCAATCCCCATTACCAATGCACGTCGAATTTCATCTGAACGCTTTGCTACACCCGAAAAAACAACTTTCTTAACATCACCACCCGCACGAATCACACGTTCAAGCTCACCAATGGAAACAATATCGAAGCCTGCGCCTAATTTTGCTAGCAGACTTAATACCGCTAGATTGGAATTAGCTTTCACCGCATAACAAATACGTGATGGCCATGGGCTTAACGCATTTTCATACGCACGATAATTAGCTTCAATGGCTGCTTTTGAATACACATAGCAAGGTGTGCCGTAGACATCTGCCAGCTCTTGTAGACTTACATCTTCTGCGTGAAGAAGGTTATTTTTGTATTCAAATGCGTTCATGGCTTGTTACACCAAAAAATATTAATTAAGTATGGATACGTGTTTGAGGAAAAGGTTTCAAACTTGCTTATTTCAGGGGTTATGTTTTTGATTATTCTTTAGAGGTTTTTTCTTGTTCAGTCTTTGGTTCAGTTTTTGGCTCATCTTCAGGCAGGTACAAATCACCAGTCTGCCCACATGCAGCAAGGAGCAAAATACTACCCAGTATCATTCCCAGGATAATCGCAAGAAAATGTGGTTTGAGGTGTAACATCTATATACTCTGTAATTCGCCGCTATTGTATAGACCATTCCCACGACAAGAAACCTTACCCAATACATTTTTAAGCATGCCTCTTTCCACTATTCAAATCGAAACTCAAAATGATCCTGATTGCGCAGTAATTTGGCTACATGGTTTAGGTGCAAATGGCCATGATTTTGAACCCATTGTTGGCGAGCTCAATTTGCCCACCTCTATTCGAGCAAGATTTATCTTCCCTCATGCACCGGTACAAGCAGTGAGCTTAAACAACGGAATGCAGATGCCGGCCTGGTATGACATTTATGGTCTAAACAAGGATAGCGAGGAAGATGTAGATGGGATTAAAAAGATAAGTGAAGAAATTAAGCTACTGATACAGCAAGAGATGGACGATGGTATTGTCGCAAACAAGATTGTCTTAGCGGGCTTTTCACAAGGTGGCGCGCTGACTTTATATACCGGCCTAAGTCATTCTCATCGATTAGGAGGACTGCTCGCTTTATCTTGCTATTTACCCATACGCGAACAACTGGAAAGTTATGCCAAAGAAACACAACGTGATCTACCGATCTTTATGGCGCATGGGAGTTATGATGATGTAGTGCCCCTCGCCTTTGCGACCTTAGCTAAAGAATTGCTTGAAGCACAAAACTTTAAGATTAATTGGAATGACTATCCATGTGCGCATACGGTTTGCGCGGAAGAGATTCAGGATATACGCAACTTTCTTATAAAGTGCTGGAAATAATTACTTAAAATCGTACTAGCTTATTTCTTTCTAGCTTATTTCTTTCTAGTTACTTTCTTTCTGGTTAAATTTCTTCAGGCGCTCTTTTGCCAACTTAATTTGCGTACTTACCTGGGTAGGCGATGTGCCGCCATACGTATTCTTTGATGCAACCGAGCCCTCTACCGATAGTATTTTAAATACATCATCAGAAATAGATGGACTGAATTTTTGCAATTCATGTAAATCTAACTCGTCTAACTTCTTTTTCTTCTCAATAGCGTATTTAACGGTCTGACCTACCGCCTCATGTGCATCTCGAAACGGCACTTTCTTCTGCACTAAATAATCTGCAAGATCTGTAGCCGTGGCATAACCTTGCTGTGCAGCATGCATTAACACTTCTCGATTTACGTTGATATGTGGAATCATGTTGGCAAACGCCACTACACAGTCGTGCACGGTATCAACTGTGTCAAACAACGGCTCCTTATCTTCTTGGTTATCTTTGTTATAAGCCAAGGGCTGACTTTTCATCAAGGTTAATAAAGCAAAAAGATTTGCATATACTCGCGCCGTTTTGCCACGCACTAATTCAGGCACGTCAGGATTCTTTTTCTGCGGCATGATGGAAGAACCCGTGCAAAAACGATCTGGTAAGTCGATAAAGTTGAATTGTGTAGAGGTCCACAGCACTAACTCTTCTGCAATACGCGACATGTGTGCAAACAAGATAGCCCCGAAGGCACAAAACTCGATGGCAAAATCTCGATCACTCACAGCATCTAAACTATTATGACTGGGCGCTGCAAACTTTAACTTTTCCGCA
It contains:
- the dapF gene encoding diaminopimelate epimerase; this encodes MQFRFAKMHGLGNDFVVFDAVNQDLQLSSEKIRWIADRKLGVGCDQILVIDSATDADVDFNYQIYNSNGKEVEQCGNGARCVGRFLALNGLTNKTSINIKTMSGVYQIFLREDDMVTVNMGAPIFEPEKIPFSASTQASSYEIDVDGEQVEIGAVSMGNPHAVLQVNDVNHAPVEILGPKLEKHSMFPNKANIGFMQVLNPQHIALRVFERHVGETSACGTGACAAVAVGQTQGLLDKNVTVDLPGGSLQIECENNAAPVLMTGPAQFSFEGSLNL
- a CDS encoding CoA-binding protein; translation: MDKQTEIIYSLPSDAELIALFTRVKSIAVIGLSPKADRPSHRVAKHMQEFGFDIIPVRPAVKEVLGVKAYTSLLEIPFEVDLVNVFRAPKFIAGVTEQCIDKKVSALWLQEGVIDIESANQACKENIFTVMDKCIYKEYVRLMK
- a CDS encoding methyltransferase domain-containing protein, with product MDRVPEPELMNDPEQVHAYSSADFEVAHQSIIENFSQIFPDDPSQNVLDLGCGSGDVTVRFAHQFPNCKIDAVDGAEEMLKQATLLIEQESLSERITLHHQQLPNCTFENESFDVIISNSLLHHLHEPQHLWSIIKQLATNETKIYVCDLFRPDTAQEASELVDQYANKEPEILRKDFYNSLLAAFTPDEVRTQIDNAKLDSLNIDVVSDRHMLIYGYL
- the lysA gene encoding diaminopimelate decarboxylase, yielding MNAFEYKNNLLHAEDVSLQELADVYGTPCYVYSKAAIEANYRAYENALSPWPSRICYAVKANSNLAVLSLLAKLGAGFDIVSIGELERVIRAGGDVKKVVFSGVAKRSDEIRRALVMGIDCFNIESTAELQRLDAITSEMDIHAHVSLRVNPDVDATTHPYISTGLIENKFGVDINDALEIYQHIATCSHLEAVGVDCHIGSQLLDLSPFQSCFEKIFKLVDQLSDVGIQLKHIDVGGGLGIRYEDSEQPPTMQQYAGVLAPFMEARKKKTEVEIFVEPGRSIVGDAGVLLTRVEHLKNTSDKNFALVDAAMNDLMRPSLYTAWHDIASVEQTDGKTTRYDVVGPVCETGDFLGKDRALDIQEGSLLAVHAVGAYGFVMSSNYNTRLRAAEILVDGDEAYLIRMRETFDQILANEIIPDN
- a CDS encoding carboxylesterase; amino-acid sequence: MPLSTIQIETQNDPDCAVIWLHGLGANGHDFEPIVGELNLPTSIRARFIFPHAPVQAVSLNNGMQMPAWYDIYGLNKDSEEDVDGIKKISEEIKLLIQQEMDDGIVANKIVLAGFSQGGALTLYTGLSHSHRLGGLLALSCYLPIREQLESYAKETQRDLPIFMAHGSYDDVVPLAFATLAKELLEAQNFKINWNDYPCAHTVCAEEIQDIRNFLIKCWK
- the argH gene encoding argininosuccinate lyase, giving the protein MSNKGTKLWGGRFTEATDEFVEQFNASVGFDKRLFKHDIQGSRAHAEMLAHIGILNSHDCGDILKALDNIEAEIVAGDFEWRTELEDVHMNIEARLTELVGEAGKRIHTGRSRNDQVATDVRLYLRDAIDDIDQRLEALQNAILSIAEQESATIMPGFTHLQVAQVITFGHHMLAWFEMICRDRVRLQQCRVSTNIMPLGSAALAGSSFALDREFVAEKLKFAAPSHNSLDAVSDRDFAIEFCAFGAILFAHMSRIAEELVLWTSTQFNFIDLPDRFCTGSSIMPQKKNPDVPELVRGKTARVYANLFALLTLMKSQPLAYNKDNQEDKEPLFDTVDTVHDCVVAFANMIPHINVNREVLMHAAQQGYATATDLADYLVQKKVPFRDAHEAVGQTVKYAIEKKKKLDELDLHELQKFSPSISDDVFKILSVEGSVASKNTYGGTSPTQVSTQIKLAKERLKKFNQKESN